One genomic window of Paraburkholderia phytofirmans PsJN includes the following:
- a CDS encoding nucleoside hydrolase, translating to MKSQCIGILMMSLGLAACGGSISTTDPLANAPKVIIDSDFNTMGDDGQLFAMTTQLMGQGKVNLLGLTVVTGNDWLLQEESDALKAVERMGVQNVVGVYGGADYPLRYDVASIRAQQAANPNGYFGAWSRPEPTQQSQLVAPPDGFAVSTKLQAQGAADFMIQTIKRYPNQVTILEVGPPTNLATAIMKAPEIVPLIKRIVYMGGAMAVPGNANAVGELNWWFDPLAVRTVLQTSIPQAVIPLDVTNTVPLTQSVYDQIVNNPSKQTAVTRAYGIANAGAFASNTDLFDTLTIAYFLDPTYATQTKSAYLDIDTVSGEDQGRVTVYPDQPAASASPQKITYVTQFDNNRFFSLYVDLLTRPVPITLP from the coding sequence ATGAAATCACAATGCATAGGCATACTGATGATGTCGCTGGGGCTCGCTGCGTGCGGCGGCAGCATATCGACCACCGATCCTCTCGCGAATGCGCCGAAGGTCATCATCGATTCAGACTTCAACACGATGGGCGACGACGGCCAGCTTTTCGCCATGACTACGCAGTTAATGGGTCAAGGCAAAGTCAATCTGCTCGGACTCACCGTCGTCACCGGCAACGACTGGTTGCTGCAGGAAGAGTCGGATGCGCTCAAAGCTGTGGAACGCATGGGTGTGCAGAATGTGGTGGGTGTGTACGGCGGCGCCGATTATCCGCTGCGATACGATGTAGCGAGTATCCGCGCGCAGCAGGCGGCCAACCCGAACGGCTATTTCGGCGCGTGGAGCCGGCCTGAGCCGACTCAGCAGTCTCAACTCGTTGCGCCGCCGGATGGGTTCGCAGTGTCGACGAAACTGCAGGCGCAGGGCGCGGCGGATTTCATGATTCAGACCATCAAGCGTTATCCGAACCAGGTCACTATTCTCGAGGTCGGGCCACCCACCAACCTTGCCACGGCGATCATGAAGGCGCCGGAGATCGTGCCGCTGATCAAACGGATCGTCTACATGGGCGGCGCGATGGCGGTGCCGGGCAATGCGAACGCCGTGGGCGAGCTTAACTGGTGGTTCGATCCGCTCGCTGTGCGTACGGTGTTGCAGACTTCGATTCCGCAAGCCGTGATTCCGCTCGACGTGACAAATACGGTGCCGCTGACTCAAAGCGTGTACGACCAGATCGTCAATAATCCGAGCAAGCAGACTGCGGTAACGAGGGCGTATGGGATTGCCAATGCCGGCGCGTTCGCTAGTAATACGGATTTGTTTGATACGTTGACGATCGCGTATTTCCTGGATCCGACTTATGCGACGCAAACGAAAAGCGCTTATCTGGACATCGATACGGTGAGTGGCGAGGATCAGGGGCGTGTGACGGTGTATCCGGATCAGCCGGCAGCCAGTGCTTCGCCGCAGAAGATCACTTACGTTACGCAGTTTGATAACAATCGGTTTTTTAGTCTTTATGTGGATTTGTTGACGCGGCCTGTGCCGATTACGTTGCCGTGA
- a CDS encoding CHASE2 domain-containing protein yields MTTQKKKRGPKGEKVEGIEWLHLLGRAALSVLLGLALALVVPTRFTEEMGAQTMARYAAPFSGYLFDIERGKAAAKDPVKWNKREITVLAIDREALRARGEGWPARYPFYSWLLGYLNKYRPTGLFIDVILSQPGNKDCNGSGKATGFSGFKKANACYCTNDIDDFGDFRQAVTGLISSNVPVFLAARREPDNTLVTNAAIDSDSAFKSLRRVGVEFSAHSVDRLAWTYPLVYAGKEPGDIQTTHPVAPSAAAPELLDSSKGQCTASAAFAIFSEVYETEKKLIVPCNESKSMSITWPLDTAADGLLWQESADEESEARHGMPRILRADLGDDDEEMYCTSSGNLSTLLKRAEVRALFRPSSRPLCVHYRTIHASQLERMSPEDLKKAFSNHFVMIGTSFAYSNDLILSPLQDRIPGVFLHAVALDNLLSRGDKLENVEAWELDFHTSANRWGRLLSLGAVGFGLIFFTVFLKKEARKKFARFHRERTHWRKPLHWHWWAAKGTTAAFNITLFVTSFIVLVAFGVLMILLGNWMLVPFLLISHVLACTIAVEWLEWSEHLFNWITDSKED; encoded by the coding sequence ATGACGACGCAGAAGAAAAAACGCGGTCCGAAAGGTGAAAAAGTCGAAGGGATCGAGTGGTTGCATTTGCTCGGTCGGGCAGCTTTGTCCGTGCTGTTAGGTCTCGCGCTCGCCCTCGTAGTGCCGACGCGCTTTACCGAAGAAATGGGTGCTCAGACCATGGCACGCTACGCCGCGCCGTTTTCAGGCTATCTGTTCGACATCGAGCGCGGGAAAGCCGCCGCGAAAGATCCGGTTAAGTGGAATAAGCGCGAGATCACCGTGCTGGCAATCGATCGCGAGGCGTTAAGGGCGCGTGGCGAAGGCTGGCCGGCACGTTACCCTTTTTATAGTTGGCTCTTGGGCTATTTGAACAAGTATCGGCCGACAGGTCTGTTCATCGATGTGATTCTTTCCCAACCAGGAAATAAGGATTGCAACGGCAGCGGCAAGGCCACCGGGTTCAGCGGTTTCAAGAAAGCCAACGCTTGCTATTGCACCAACGACATTGATGATTTTGGCGATTTCAGGCAGGCAGTCACTGGTCTGATATCGAGCAATGTACCCGTGTTTCTGGCTGCACGCCGGGAGCCAGACAACACATTGGTTACGAACGCCGCCATCGACAGCGATAGCGCGTTCAAATCTTTGCGGCGCGTTGGCGTTGAATTCTCGGCCCATTCGGTGGACCGGCTCGCATGGACGTATCCGCTCGTCTACGCCGGTAAGGAGCCGGGCGATATCCAAACGACGCACCCCGTTGCTCCCAGTGCGGCCGCTCCGGAGCTTCTCGATTCATCGAAAGGCCAATGCACGGCGAGTGCAGCTTTCGCAATCTTCAGCGAAGTGTACGAGACGGAAAAAAAACTCATCGTGCCTTGCAACGAGTCCAAATCCATGTCGATCACGTGGCCGCTCGATACAGCAGCGGATGGCCTGCTCTGGCAGGAATCCGCAGACGAAGAGAGCGAGGCACGTCACGGTATGCCGCGAATCCTGCGGGCTGATCTCGGCGACGACGATGAGGAGATGTATTGCACGTCGAGCGGCAACCTGTCGACGCTGCTGAAGCGCGCCGAGGTGCGTGCGCTCTTCCGTCCTTCAAGCAGGCCTCTGTGCGTGCACTATCGAACCATCCACGCAAGCCAGCTTGAGCGGATGAGCCCCGAAGACCTGAAGAAAGCGTTCAGCAATCACTTCGTGATGATCGGCACATCGTTTGCCTATTCGAACGACCTGATCCTCTCTCCTCTCCAGGACCGCATACCCGGCGTGTTTCTGCATGCTGTCGCTCTGGACAATCTCTTGAGCCGTGGTGACAAACTGGAGAATGTCGAAGCCTGGGAGCTTGATTTCCACACGTCCGCAAATCGGTGGGGCAGGCTTTTGAGCTTGGGTGCCGTTGGCTTCGGCCTGATTTTCTTCACCGTATTTCTCAAGAAAGAGGCCAGGAAGAAGTTTGCCAGGTTCCATCGCGAGCGCACGCATTGGAGGAAACCTCTCCACTGGCACTGGTGGGCCGCGAAGGGTACGACTGCTGCTTTCAATATCACGTTGTTCGTTACCAGTTTTATCGTGCTCGTGGCATTTGGCGTCCTGATGATCCTGCTCGGCAACTGGATGCTAGTCCCGTTCCTTCTGATTTCGCATGTTCTAGCCTGCACTATCGCGGTCGAATGGCTCGAGTGGAGCGAGCACCTGTTCAATTGGATCACCGACAGCAAGGAGGATTGA
- a CDS encoding M48 family metalloprotease, with amino-acid sequence MPGALSNLNLGGGSPKGPTLDTVGSIPPPPARDWPDIKLDLMNARADGWGLVPMPEMEAYLNGLLATIKKTAGTPNYPGSVHIISEIGLNANSSAGGNIFVSIGWLQSAESEDEIFAILSHEFGHIYLNHHAIFDARTAGDTSLAIVSLAWTVTNKSPTSNTWTGVDNIAVVQTLGTRVLFPAWQRSVEEQADRFGATISLRCGYSYVDGFKAFFERVIAYDQDAKARRQKLREKQLQAGREKAGQQAAAQARTQPIAPAVGGGAAQTVNQLTSIGELREAVSQYTSARVGAQASVAESLFDARAVIDDQISAQLETLHDDHGDPAAREDNLTALVRPMLGDKLPDARTEPWNAARKRGSTPLILAHYKSISDMQDLQAAANYSQALQVATTIASGPTADHAYPVFLLSNMMTLSRSAPPDTQAQVLRRNLTSRDRSWAVQTNLANRIGQKDPKQGEAFLLQQFDYFGRTSVTWPNVISWYREHGDINRAKQLATTCWTEHPEMRAACVAASQAPAQKKSDDQAGGFSKAVDKMLDQAKGLLPK; translated from the coding sequence ATGCCAGGCGCGCTATCGAACCTGAACCTCGGTGGCGGCTCCCCGAAAGGACCCACCCTCGACACCGTCGGCTCCATTCCGCCACCACCCGCGCGCGATTGGCCCGACATCAAACTCGACCTGATGAATGCGCGGGCCGACGGCTGGGGCCTCGTCCCCATGCCCGAGATGGAGGCATATCTCAACGGCCTGCTCGCGACGATCAAGAAAACCGCAGGCACGCCGAACTATCCGGGCTCAGTGCATATCATCTCCGAGATCGGACTCAACGCGAATTCGAGTGCGGGCGGCAACATCTTCGTGTCGATCGGCTGGTTGCAGTCGGCCGAATCGGAGGACGAGATATTTGCGATCCTCTCTCACGAGTTCGGCCATATCTACCTTAACCATCACGCGATTTTCGACGCGCGCACGGCCGGCGATACTTCACTTGCCATTGTGTCGCTCGCCTGGACAGTAACGAACAAATCGCCCACGTCGAACACGTGGACCGGAGTGGACAATATCGCCGTTGTGCAGACGCTCGGCACACGCGTATTGTTCCCTGCCTGGCAACGCAGCGTCGAAGAACAAGCAGACCGGTTCGGCGCGACGATCAGCTTGCGTTGCGGCTATTCCTACGTGGACGGTTTCAAGGCTTTCTTCGAACGCGTCATTGCGTACGATCAGGATGCCAAAGCGCGACGTCAGAAGCTGCGCGAGAAGCAACTGCAAGCAGGGCGGGAGAAGGCCGGACAGCAGGCTGCGGCGCAGGCGCGTACTCAGCCGATCGCGCCGGCTGTCGGCGGCGGTGCAGCGCAGACGGTGAATCAGCTCACGAGCATCGGCGAGCTGCGCGAGGCGGTCTCACAATACACGTCCGCGCGTGTGGGCGCGCAGGCGAGCGTCGCGGAAAGTCTCTTCGATGCCCGTGCGGTAATCGACGATCAGATCTCGGCGCAACTCGAAACTTTGCATGACGATCACGGCGATCCGGCCGCTCGCGAGGACAACCTGACCGCACTCGTGCGCCCGATGCTTGGCGACAAGCTGCCCGATGCGCGGACCGAGCCATGGAACGCCGCCCGCAAGCGCGGCTCTACGCCGCTTATTCTGGCCCACTACAAGTCCATCTCGGACATGCAGGATCTGCAAGCCGCTGCCAACTACTCGCAGGCGCTGCAAGTAGCGACGACGATCGCATCGGGCCCGACGGCGGACCACGCTTATCCCGTGTTCCTGTTGTCGAATATGATGACGCTGTCACGGTCAGCGCCGCCGGATACACAGGCGCAGGTGCTGCGACGCAATCTGACTTCACGCGACCGCTCATGGGCGGTGCAGACCAATCTTGCCAACCGCATCGGGCAGAAAGACCCTAAGCAAGGCGAAGCATTCCTGTTGCAACAGTTCGACTACTTCGGCCGGACGTCGGTGACCTGGCCCAACGTGATCTCGTGGTATCGCGAGCATGGCGATATCAACCGCGCGAAGCAGTTGGCTACCACATGCTGGACAGAACATCCGGAAATGCGCGCTGCCTGCGTCGCCGCTTCGCAGGCGCCCGCACAAAAGAAGAGTGACGATCAGGCCGGGGGCTTCAGCAAGGCGGTCGACAAAATGCTCGACCAAGCGAAGGGGCTGTTGCCGAAGTGA
- a CDS encoding sensor histidine kinase, producing the protein MLKSLRNQLVIALGAVVSLFAILQGVSSYQFCVAGMSAVLDLRMEQVASRLRVGFGEGIPTVPARGSQDARDIFIVMWKDGETQPVRTTEPSLLLPRNAVEGFSSPIVNGEGWRIYTARDGAQTVQVAQRLSVRHEIEETAATKTLWPIVVLIPLVWAAVIFVVSRSLRELNRLGNKVRDIDVNHLQALPLARVPTELLPFIRSINLMIERLARSIESERKFISDAAHELRTPLTALQLQADNLQRDVMPSNQERFRALQGGIARSSNLISQLLRLARADAPPVGQSMTRAMISVDVSAAVVNAISDVLPIAMQRGIDIGADEMVSAKVRAIELDIGTVIKNLVSNAVRYTPDGGTIDLSTRVHDGMVSVEVKDTGSGIDETLLPRVFDRFFRANTDIEGSGLGLSIVKAIVTRYGGTVTLRNRDDGQSGIVATVSLPIEPDGAG; encoded by the coding sequence ATGCTCAAATCGCTCCGCAACCAACTTGTTATCGCACTCGGTGCCGTGGTGAGCCTGTTCGCCATTCTGCAAGGCGTCAGTTCCTACCAGTTCTGCGTGGCCGGTATGAGCGCGGTGCTCGACCTGCGCATGGAACAGGTCGCCTCGCGTTTGCGAGTCGGCTTCGGCGAGGGCATCCCGACGGTCCCTGCGCGCGGGTCGCAAGACGCGCGCGATATCTTCATCGTTATGTGGAAAGATGGCGAGACGCAGCCGGTGCGCACTACTGAGCCGTCGCTGCTTCTGCCGCGCAATGCGGTCGAGGGCTTCTCGTCGCCGATCGTGAATGGCGAAGGCTGGCGGATCTATACGGCTCGCGACGGCGCTCAAACCGTGCAGGTCGCGCAGCGCCTGTCCGTACGTCACGAGATCGAGGAGACCGCCGCGACGAAGACGCTATGGCCGATTGTCGTGCTGATCCCGCTCGTTTGGGCCGCTGTTATCTTCGTCGTGAGTCGTTCGTTGCGGGAACTGAACCGGCTCGGCAACAAGGTTCGCGATATCGACGTGAACCATCTGCAGGCGCTGCCGCTCGCGCGCGTACCTACTGAACTGCTGCCATTCATCCGCTCAATCAATCTGATGATCGAGCGGCTAGCCCGCTCCATCGAGAGCGAACGCAAATTCATTTCCGATGCCGCGCACGAATTGCGAACGCCGCTCACGGCTCTGCAATTGCAAGCCGATAATCTGCAACGCGACGTCATGCCGAGCAACCAGGAGCGGTTTCGCGCGCTCCAAGGCGGTATCGCGCGAAGCAGCAATCTGATTTCGCAGTTGCTGCGGCTCGCGCGCGCGGACGCCCCGCCGGTGGGTCAATCGATGACACGGGCAATGATCAGCGTCGATGTCTCGGCCGCCGTCGTCAATGCCATTTCCGATGTCCTGCCGATTGCCATGCAGCGTGGCATCGATATCGGCGCGGACGAAATGGTCAGCGCCAAGGTGCGCGCAATCGAGCTCGACATCGGCACGGTGATCAAGAATCTCGTCAGCAATGCGGTTCGCTATACGCCCGACGGCGGCACAATCGATTTGTCGACCCGCGTGCATGACGGCATGGTTTCTGTCGAAGTGAAGGACACCGGTTCCGGCATCGACGAAACTCTGCTGCCCCGCGTGTTCGACCGGTTCTTTCGCGCCAATACGGACATTGAAGGCAGTGGCCTCGGACTGTCGATCGTGAAGGCGATTGTCACGCGGTACGGCGGTACGGTGACGCTGCGCAATCGCGATGACGGGCAGTCCGGCATTGTGGCGACGGTCAGTCTTCCGATCGAGCCGGACGGGGCGGGTTGA
- a CDS encoding TetR/AcrR family transcriptional regulator — protein sequence MKEATSRRKTSAPLKTPAPAHTSTDHASREKPYHHGALPHALLEAAEVVLRRDGIRGLTLRAIAREAGVSHTAPQHHFGDTAGVLSELAASGHRRLAATMAEQADGIEAGQARRKAIARGYVSFAVANPDLLHLMSRNEMLDAQRPALVQARLASARALAGVVIAPTDHAEEDKSSFGRITAAQATAMTAAWAYVHGLALLLIDGRLNALAASADGIRSAEDLVEAAIEHVQIVPAYPTGKGRK from the coding sequence ATGAAAGAAGCAACGTCACGCCGTAAAACGTCCGCGCCGCTTAAAACCCCAGCCCCAGCTCACACCTCAACCGACCACGCATCGCGCGAGAAACCGTATCATCACGGCGCGCTGCCCCATGCGCTGCTCGAAGCGGCGGAGGTCGTGCTACGGCGCGACGGCATTCGCGGCCTGACATTGCGCGCTATTGCACGTGAAGCCGGCGTCTCGCATACGGCGCCTCAGCATCATTTCGGCGACACAGCCGGGGTGTTGAGCGAACTTGCCGCGAGCGGACACCGGCGGCTCGCCGCGACCATGGCGGAGCAAGCGGACGGAATCGAAGCGGGCCAGGCGCGGCGCAAAGCCATCGCTCGCGGCTACGTGAGCTTCGCGGTGGCCAATCCAGATTTGCTGCACCTCATGTCGCGCAACGAAATGCTCGACGCTCAACGCCCGGCCCTCGTGCAGGCGCGGCTAGCGTCGGCGCGCGCACTGGCCGGCGTAGTGATTGCGCCCACCGACCACGCGGAGGAAGACAAGTCCTCGTTCGGCCGAATCACCGCGGCTCAGGCCACTGCCATGACAGCAGCATGGGCGTACGTTCATGGGCTTGCTTTGCTTCTGATCGACGGACGCCTGAATGCGCTGGCCGCATCCGCCGACGGTATTCGCAGCGCCGAAGATCTGGTGGAAGCCGCCATCGAGCACGTCCAGATCGTTCCTGCCTACCCCACTGGCAAAGGCCGAAAATGA
- a CDS encoding sugar ABC transporter ATP-binding protein, with protein sequence MTPLISVKRLSKRFPGVRALHEVQFELVAGEVHALMGENGAGKSTLMKILAGVYTRDTGEILYEGQPVDFQSPREAQAVGVGIIHQELQLMNHLTIAQNMFIGREPRGRLGLFLDEDKLNAQAHDILARMHVTLDPRALVSSLTVARQQMVEIAKALSFDSRVLIMDEPTSALNDAEIAELFRIIRDLKKRGVGIIYISHKMDELKQIADRVTVLRDGEYVATVAVKDTTVQAIIGMMVGRTLTDAAPSQHIANQGEVALEVTRLNAGPLVRDVSFALRKGEILGFAGLMGAGRTEVARAVFGADPIESGEIVVKGVKATIRNPSDAVARGIGYLSEDRKRFGLATGMSVESNIVMSNLRKFLSLNFFLRRTQIRKTAAHFINLLAIRTPSATQEVRLLSGGNQQKIVIAKWLERDCDVLFFDEPTRGIDVGAKSEIYKLLRSLADQGKAIVMISSELPEILRMSDRIVVMCEGRITGELAAAGATQERIMQLATQREPLNVA encoded by the coding sequence ATGACCCCGCTCATTTCCGTCAAACGGCTCAGCAAGCGCTTTCCCGGCGTGAGGGCGCTTCACGAAGTCCAATTCGAACTCGTCGCGGGCGAGGTCCACGCGCTGATGGGCGAGAACGGCGCCGGCAAGTCCACGCTGATGAAAATCCTCGCCGGCGTGTACACGCGGGATACCGGCGAAATTCTCTACGAAGGCCAGCCGGTCGATTTCCAGAGCCCGCGTGAGGCGCAGGCCGTGGGCGTCGGCATCATTCATCAGGAACTCCAACTGATGAACCATCTGACGATCGCGCAGAACATGTTTATCGGCCGTGAGCCGCGTGGACGCCTCGGCCTGTTCCTCGACGAAGACAAGCTCAACGCACAAGCGCACGACATTCTCGCCCGCATGCACGTGACTCTCGACCCGCGCGCGCTGGTCAGCTCGCTCACTGTCGCGCGGCAGCAGATGGTCGAGATCGCGAAAGCTTTGTCGTTCGACTCGCGCGTGCTGATCATGGACGAGCCGACCTCAGCGCTGAACGACGCCGAAATCGCCGAGCTGTTCCGCATCATTCGCGACCTGAAGAAGCGGGGCGTCGGAATCATCTACATCTCGCACAAGATGGACGAGCTCAAGCAGATTGCCGACCGCGTCACCGTGTTGCGCGACGGAGAATATGTGGCGACGGTCGCGGTGAAAGACACGACCGTGCAAGCGATTATCGGCATGATGGTCGGGCGAACCTTGACCGACGCCGCGCCTTCGCAGCACATCGCCAACCAGGGCGAGGTCGCGCTCGAAGTTACCAGGCTGAACGCCGGCCCGCTGGTCAGAGATGTGAGTTTCGCGCTGCGCAAGGGCGAGATACTAGGCTTTGCGGGCTTGATGGGCGCCGGCCGCACCGAAGTCGCCCGCGCGGTGTTCGGCGCCGATCCGATCGAGTCGGGCGAGATCGTCGTGAAAGGCGTGAAGGCGACGATCAGGAATCCGAGCGATGCGGTGGCGCGCGGCATCGGCTATCTCTCGGAAGACCGCAAGCGTTTCGGCCTCGCGACCGGTATGAGCGTCGAATCGAACATCGTGATGTCGAACTTGCGCAAATTCCTGTCGCTGAACTTTTTTCTGCGCCGCACGCAGATACGCAAGACTGCTGCCCATTTCATCAATCTGCTCGCCATTCGCACGCCTTCCGCGACGCAGGAGGTGCGGCTGCTATCGGGCGGCAATCAGCAGAAGATCGTCATTGCGAAATGGCTTGAGCGCGACTGCGACGTGCTCTTCTTCGATGAGCCGACGCGCGGCATCGACGTGGGCGCCAAAAGCGAAATCTATAAGCTGCTGCGCTCGCTCGCGGATCAGGGCAAGGCAATCGTAATGATCTCGTCGGAACTGCCGGAAATCCTGCGCATGAGCGACCGCATTGTCGTGATGTGCGAGGGCCGCATCACTGGCGAACTCGCGGCGGCAGGCGCCACCCAGGAGCGCATCATGCAACTGGCGACGCAGCGCGAACCCCTAAACGTGGCGTGA
- a CDS encoding ABC transporter permease, whose amino-acid sequence MTSQSDTSALGNKKTFSGLRARVFTPTALQKLLAFGSLILLLVFFSFASPAFMQMDNMLGILQATAVNGVLAIACTFVIITGGIDLSVGTLMTFTAVICGVFLTYWHLPMWTGVLAAIGTGAICGTVSGTLTAKMKIPPFIATLGMMMLLKGLSLVVSADKPIYFTDTENFYMISQDSLIGDLLPSLPVPNAVLILFFLAVVSSITLNRTALGRYTFALGSNEEAVRLSGVNVDRWKIAIYGLSGAICGIAGLLIASRLNSAQPALGQGYELEAIAAVVIGGTSLSGGAGTILGTIIGAFIMSVLTNGLRIMSVAQEWQIVVTGLIIILAVYGDILRRKKS is encoded by the coding sequence ATGACATCGCAATCGGACACTTCGGCGCTGGGTAATAAAAAGACGTTCTCAGGTCTGAGAGCCCGCGTCTTCACGCCGACCGCGTTGCAAAAGCTGCTTGCGTTCGGGAGCCTGATCCTGCTGCTGGTGTTTTTCAGCTTCGCGTCTCCCGCGTTCATGCAGATGGACAACATGCTCGGGATTCTGCAGGCGACTGCGGTGAACGGCGTGCTCGCGATTGCCTGCACGTTTGTAATCATCACCGGCGGTATCGATCTGTCCGTCGGCACGTTGATGACCTTCACGGCGGTCATTTGCGGCGTGTTCCTCACCTACTGGCATTTGCCGATGTGGACCGGCGTCCTTGCCGCGATCGGCACGGGAGCAATTTGCGGGACCGTTTCGGGAACGCTGACGGCGAAAATGAAAATACCGCCGTTCATCGCCACGCTCGGCATGATGATGCTGCTGAAAGGGCTGTCGCTGGTGGTCTCGGCCGACAAGCCAATTTATTTCACCGACACCGAAAACTTCTACATGATCTCGCAGGATTCGCTGATCGGCGATCTGCTGCCGAGCTTGCCTGTGCCGAACGCGGTCCTGATTCTGTTTTTCCTGGCGGTGGTCAGTTCGATCACGCTCAATCGCACGGCGCTCGGCCGCTATACCTTCGCGCTCGGCAGTAATGAAGAAGCAGTGCGCCTGTCCGGTGTGAATGTCGACCGGTGGAAGATCGCCATTTACGGGTTGAGCGGCGCGATTTGCGGGATTGCCGGGCTACTGATCGCCTCGCGTTTGAATTCGGCGCAGCCGGCGCTAGGCCAAGGTTACGAACTCGAAGCAATCGCGGCCGTGGTGATTGGCGGGACATCGCTTAGCGGCGGCGCGGGCACGATTCTCGGCACGATCATTGGCGCGTTCATCATGAGTGTGCTGACCAACGGTCTGCGCATCATGTCCGTCGCGCAGGAATGGCAGATCGTAGTGACCGGTCTCATCATCATTCTTGCGGTCTACGGCGATATTTTGCGGCGCAAGAAAAGTTGA
- a CDS encoding ABC transporter substrate-binding protein — protein sequence MLKRKLIGVVVGVGALIGGTSVTYADTYIPLISKGFQHQFWQAVKSGAEQSAKEHNVRITFEGPETEAMVDKQIDMLSAALAKKPQALGIAALDSKAAIPLLKRAQASKIPVIAFDSGVDSDIPLTTCATDNLAAAALAADKMAEAIGNAGEVGVIVHDQTSRTGIDRRDGFLNEMKSKHPNIKIVSVQYGGGDHLKSAEIAKTMIQANPNLKGIFGANEGSAEGAAIGVKESGKKLVLIGYDSGKEQKDDINSGLMAGAITQNPVGIGKCVVDSAVKALKGEKLPKKVDTGFYWYDKTNMTDPKIAAVLYD from the coding sequence ATGTTGAAAAGAAAACTAATCGGTGTCGTGGTCGGCGTTGGCGCTCTCATTGGCGGGACGAGCGTAACGTACGCGGACACCTACATCCCGCTCATTTCGAAGGGCTTCCAGCATCAATTCTGGCAGGCCGTCAAATCCGGTGCCGAACAGTCGGCCAAGGAGCACAACGTCAGAATTACCTTCGAGGGACCGGAAACCGAAGCCATGGTCGACAAGCAGATCGACATGCTCTCGGCCGCGCTCGCCAAGAAGCCGCAGGCACTCGGCATCGCCGCGCTCGATAGCAAAGCGGCAATTCCACTGTTAAAGCGCGCACAGGCCTCGAAGATACCCGTGATCGCTTTCGACTCCGGCGTGGACAGCGATATTCCGCTGACAACGTGCGCAACGGATAACCTCGCCGCAGCCGCACTCGCTGCCGACAAGATGGCCGAGGCAATCGGCAATGCCGGCGAAGTCGGCGTGATCGTGCACGACCAGACGAGCCGCACCGGCATCGATCGCCGCGACGGCTTCCTCAATGAAATGAAATCCAAGCACCCGAACATCAAGATCGTCTCAGTCCAATATGGCGGCGGCGACCATTTGAAGTCGGCGGAAATCGCCAAGACGATGATTCAGGCTAACCCGAATCTCAAGGGCATCTTCGGCGCGAATGAAGGCTCGGCGGAAGGCGCCGCGATCGGCGTGAAGGAATCGGGCAAGAAGCTCGTGCTGATCGGCTACGACTCGGGCAAGGAACAGAAGGACGATATCAACTCGGGATTGATGGCCGGCGCGATTACGCAGAACCCGGTTGGCATCGGCAAGTGCGTGGTCGACTCCGCGGTGAAGGCGCTCAAGGGCGAGAAGTTGCCGAAGAAAGTCGACACGGGCTTCTACTGGTACGACAAGACCAACATGACCGATCCGAAGATCGCAGCCGTGCTCTACGATTGA